From one Haloterrigena gelatinilytica genomic stretch:
- a CDS encoding lipid II:glycine glycyltransferase FemX, with protein sequence MSIEVTTLDPRTDADEWNRYVERSDGTNPFYRAEALRLQATDTGTTPHLLAGFKGQEPIGLFPVFEYGKGPVTGAFSPAPFSWSCYLGPALLNVDKLKQRKADRRTRRFLEGCLAYIDQELSPLYAKFVTAEFDDVRPFAWNEYTVEPGYTYVVDLEGSEDDLLKRFSSDARSNVRNADPDAYVVEEGDGDDVERIVEQVAARYESQGKPFQLSKGFARSMYERLPDGAIRPYACRVDGTFVGGILVVESDRTRYRWQGGVKPDTDVDVPINDLLDWHVMRDGLRDGLERYDLVGAGVPSINRYKAKFNPRLETHYEITSGSFGIDLVVDRYQKHS encoded by the coding sequence ATGAGTATCGAAGTCACCACGCTCGATCCGCGGACCGACGCCGACGAGTGGAATCGATACGTCGAGCGCTCGGACGGGACGAACCCGTTCTACCGAGCCGAAGCGCTCCGCCTGCAGGCGACGGACACCGGGACGACGCCGCACCTGCTCGCCGGGTTCAAGGGCCAGGAACCGATCGGGCTCTTCCCCGTCTTCGAGTACGGGAAGGGACCGGTCACCGGCGCGTTCTCGCCGGCGCCGTTCTCGTGGTCCTGTTACCTCGGGCCGGCGCTGCTGAACGTCGACAAACTCAAACAGCGCAAGGCCGACCGCCGAACGCGGCGGTTCCTCGAGGGCTGTCTCGCCTACATCGATCAGGAACTCTCGCCGCTGTACGCCAAGTTCGTCACCGCCGAGTTCGACGACGTGCGACCGTTCGCCTGGAACGAGTACACCGTCGAACCGGGCTACACCTACGTCGTCGACCTCGAGGGAAGCGAGGACGACCTGTTGAAGCGGTTCAGCAGCGACGCGCGGAGCAACGTCCGCAACGCCGATCCGGACGCCTACGTGGTCGAAGAGGGTGACGGGGACGACGTCGAGCGCATCGTCGAGCAGGTCGCGGCCCGCTACGAGAGCCAGGGCAAGCCGTTCCAGTTGAGCAAGGGGTTCGCCCGCTCGATGTACGAACGGCTGCCCGACGGCGCGATCCGGCCGTACGCCTGTCGCGTCGACGGGACGTTCGTCGGCGGGATTCTCGTGGTCGAATCCGATCGGACCCGCTACCGGTGGCAGGGCGGGGTCAAACCCGATACCGACGTCGACGTCCCGATCAACGACCTGCTCGACTGGCACGTCATGCGCGACGGCCTTCGCGACGGGCTCGAGCGGTACGACCTCGTCGGCGCCGGCGTCCCGAGCATCAACCGATACAAGGCGAAGTTCAACCCCCGCCTCGAGACGCACTACGAGATCACGTCGGGTTCGTTCGGGATCGATCTGGTGGTCGACCGCTACCAAAAACACAGCTGA
- a CDS encoding winged helix-turn-helix domain-containing protein, whose amino-acid sequence MSATEPDSEVDADDPDPTESLTELPPSSKLVYKVLEYEGSMTQEEIAAESRLCARTVRYALGKLEDAGLVTSRVHLEDARQSKYQLAD is encoded by the coding sequence ATGAGCGCGACCGAACCCGACTCCGAGGTCGACGCCGACGACCCGGATCCGACCGAGTCGCTGACCGAACTGCCGCCCAGTTCGAAACTCGTCTACAAGGTCCTCGAGTACGAGGGGTCGATGACCCAGGAGGAGATCGCCGCCGAATCCCGGCTCTGCGCTCGAACCGTCCGGTACGCGCTCGGCAAACTCGAGGACGCGGGCCTGGTCACCAGCCGCGTCCACCTCGAGGACGCCCGGCAGTCGAAGTATCAGCTCGCCGACTGA
- a CDS encoding DUF7563 family protein → MSTEPTDAKWTPMTSGQETTAPRCVNCGNQVTRQFARVFGDNRDVVHACPDCATYREMKTSDFIPKEAR, encoded by the coding sequence ATGTCGACGGAACCAACCGACGCGAAGTGGACGCCGATGACGTCCGGCCAGGAAACGACCGCCCCTCGCTGTGTCAACTGTGGGAACCAGGTGACGCGTCAGTTCGCCCGCGTCTTCGGGGATAACCGCGACGTCGTTCACGCCTGTCCCGACTGTGCGACGTACCGCGAAATGAAAACTTCGGATTTCATCCCGAAGGAAGCCCGCTGA